One window of Quercus robur chromosome 5, dhQueRobu3.1, whole genome shotgun sequence genomic DNA carries:
- the LOC126727894 gene encoding uncharacterized protein LOC126727894: protein MSPRATSLVEEEGADVDGAEQEGAEREGGAAESDFCDLKCASLRLTVAQLKRLNLSRVLPTDFGNLTNLQELSLSRNQLSGEIPKGIGEIGSLKELVLEANQLDGHLPENLGNLSNLKRLCIFLLDRALKIHLSTRLCTENINGVENFLEYAFKHSIDGDMKINYPCIDCSNKYRRTRDEVQYHLLFRGIRRDYTTWYLHGEGDSEEEGDSEVEGDDDDGMLYGDMFDMIKDAYPQVVCGRESSGNEPQEPNGDAKKFYRLLEEVKKPLYPNCEKYSSLSFIVKLLHIKCVSSWSNKSFSMLMELLKDAFPMCERLPSLNYEAKKIVNDIGLHYEKIDACKDDCALYYKEYLEATQCPVRKLSRWQPNKGGKRKNKKVPWKVLRYFPLKSRLQRLFMSTKTAGDMKWHHEKHVNDGVLRHPANCEAWKKFNQIHKSFAMDPRNVRLGLAIDGFNPFVNMSIKYSVWPIILFPYNLPPWMCMKEPYSLMSLLIPSPKGPGNDIDVFLRPLIDELKELWEDGVCTYDASTKENFQMRAAVLWTIHDFTTYAVISSWSTKGNFACPCCHSETTNCRLRNGYKICYMGHRHFLALDHKWRNKKSQFNGKKERKTSPKRLSGDDVLKQIRPLKPIIFGKGQKKQFLEGHGQLHNWKKHSIFFELPYWRTLLLRHNLDVMHVEKNIFNNVIGTITNIKDKTKDSLSTRLDLKEMGI, encoded by the exons TCAGCTGAAGCGTCTTAATCTAAGTAGAGTTCTACCAACTGATTTTGGAAATCTTACTAATCTACAAGAACT GTCGCTTTCAAGAAACCAGTTAAGTGGTGAAATTCCTAAGGGAATTGGTGAGATTGGTTCACTTAAGGAGCT GGTTTTGGAAGCTAATCAGCTTGATGGACATCTTCCTGAAAACCTAGGAAATTTGAGCAACTTGAAGAGACT ATGCATCTTTCTACTAGATCGTGCATTGAAGATACATCTTTCTACTAGATTGTGCACTGAGAATATTAATGGAGTTGAAAACTTTCTTGAGTATGCATTTAAACATTCAATAGATGGAGATATGAAAATCAACTATCCGTGTATTGATTGTAGCAATAAGTATCGTAGGACTCGGGATGAGGTCCAGTATCATCTTTTATTTAGGGGTATAAGGAGAGATTATACTACTTGGTACCTTCATGGGGAAGGTGATAGTGAAGAGGAAGGTGATAGTGAAGTGgaaggtgatgatgatgatggtatGCTATATGGTGATATGTTTGATATGATCAAGGATGCTTATCCACAAGTGGTGTGTGGTAGGGAATCAAGTGGAAATGAACCACAAGAGCCAAATGGAGatgcaaagaaattttatagaTTGTTGGAAGAGGTTAAAAAGCCTTTGTatccaaattgtgaaaaatattcaAGCTTGTCGTTCATAGTCAAGTTATTGCACATAAAGTGTGTATCATCATGGAGCAACAAGTCCTTTAGTATGTTGATGGAGCTGTTAAAGGATGCATTTCCTATGTGTGAGAGACTACCTAGCTTGAACTATGAGGCAAAAAAGATTGTCAACGATATAGGCCTCCATTATGAGAAGATAGATGCGTGCAAAGATGATTGTGCACTTTATTATAAGGAGTATTTAGAAGCAACTCAATGTCCAGTTCGTAAACTTTCAAGATGGCAGCCAAATAAGGGtggtaaaaggaaaaataaaaaggtaccATGGAAGGTTTTGCGGTATTTTCCACTTAAATCAAGGCTACAACGATTGTTTATGTCAACAAAGACTGCCGGGGATATGAAATGGCACCATGAAAAACATGTTAATGATGGAGTGTTACGACATCCAGCAAATTGTGAAGCTTGgaaaaaatttaaccaaattcATAAGTCATTTGCAATGGATCCCCGTAATGTTAGGCTTGGACTAGCTATAGATGGGTTTAACCCATTTGTAAATATGAGTATTAAATACAGTGTCTGGCCTATTATCTTATTTCCATATAATCTTCCCCCTTGGATGTGCATGAAGGAGCCTTACTCATTGATGTCATTACTTATACCAAGCCCAAAAGGTCCTGGGAATGACATTGATGTATTCTTGAGGCCGTTGATTGATGAGCTGAAAGAATTGTGGGAAGATGGGGTGTGTACATATGATGCTTCAACAAAGGAGAACTTTCAGATGAGAGCAGCAGTGTTGTGGACTATCCATGACTTTACTACATATGCTGTTATTTCTAGTTGGAGTACAAAGGGAAATTTCGCGTGTCCTTGTTGTCATAGTGAGACTACTAATTGCAGGTTACGAAATGGATATAAGATATGCTATATGGGACATCGTCATTTTTTGGCCTTAGACCACAAATGGCGTAATAAGAAGTCACAATTTAAtggtaaaaaagaaaggaagactTCACCCAAACGGTTATCTGGTGATGATGTGTTAAAACAAATTCGTCCGTTAAAGCCAATTATATTTGGGAAAGGCCAGAAAAAGCAATTTCTAGAAGGGCATGGGCAGCTTCATAATTGGAAGAAGCATagcattttttttgaattgccATATTGGAGAACACTTTTGTTACGTCACAATTTGGATGTGATGcatgttgaaaaaaatatatttaacaatGTGATTGGGACAATTACGAATATTAAAGATAAAACGAAGGATTCTTTAAGCACTCGTCTTGATCTAAAAGAAATGGGCATATGA